The following DNA comes from Erigeron canadensis isolate Cc75 chromosome 3, C_canadensis_v1, whole genome shotgun sequence.
TCCAACACCAAGAGTACTAAGAGCCTGAATagtaaatacatattttcagAGCATTAATGCTTCTACTAGCAATTGGCAAACACATAAATGTTATGTTGGTATCTTATTTATCTGCAATTGTAATTATTTATTagttcaaatttcaaaataaatgcAACGAAAAACTGTTAGTATCGCTATGTTGCAAAAAAAATTCCTGAGTATGGTCCATCCAAATCATGAACTAATCAAGCATGAAAACACCTACAAGtctcacttaaaaaaaaaataacaaaaacttgCCAAAAAACATtggtaaataactaaatatagtTAAACAAAACATGACATAAATCATTTACAAGTTATGTAGGCACAGAATCACATCAGAGTAATGGGGTTTCTAGAATTGTTTTTGGAACTGATTCTCCCAGTATTGCAATATGTCATTAGTTGATATGCACTTAGAGAAATATTAAAGATATAAGAGGAAATAATCATATGAAGTTCAGTTAAAGATACAAGAAACATACTTGTTCAATTGCATCTAAAAGCCGACGACACATCCCTTGACGCCTATATATGTCACGAGTTCCAATAAAAGGCATTTCTGCCAACTGATGCCCATGGATCCTGTTATAGTAAGAACATCGCATGTATAAAATAAGAAACAGCACAGCAAAAAAACCtcaaaaatttaatattatagtAACACAAGTAACCTTATCGATGCTACTGAGATCAATTCACCACCTCTCTCCAAAATTGCTGTGAAGAAGCCAGAATAATCCAACCTTCTGAAGTTTGACCTGTAAGAATTTTCAAAACAtgagaaaaacatattaaaatccACGGGGTATATCTTTAAGGTGTTAGTAGTAGACAGCTCTGATATTGATTATAAAGCCTTTTTAAATACAGAACTTTCATTACTCGCAAGCCATCCAAAACTAAACATCACTGgagatagaaagaaaaaataaaactgCCCCCCTTTCTTTGAACATTCAAACATGAACGTGAGGATGTGTATAGTTTAGGATTCGGTATAGAACATTAACTACAATCAAAACTGGTAAATCAAGTCATGTAAAAGATATTATGTAGGCTGCTTATCAATAAATAGATGCTATTCAGTATTTAGGTCTACACGGAAAAACTATCCTTTATTTGGTAAGCCGCCTATCTCAAAACATGGTAAATATATTTAGGTATTACAACCATACCCACAGTTGTAAACAACATTGTGAATTCTGTTGACTCCACTTCTCTCATCCATAATAGGCACAAAACATTCATCCATAACAGAGAATGCAACAGCCAACTTGGAATTGCACTCGACCTTCTGCTTATCATCAAGAAGTGCGGCAACTTGGCTAACATCAGAGCGCTTTAGTAGAGTCCATGAAAACCCATCTTCAAGTTCAAAATTTAACCCAAGATATGCCTGTAGTCGCTCATGTATCTATCACAAAAGATAGTTAGATGTGACGCTTGCAGGTGAAAACAATATtctgaatgcaaattaaggtcGTTTATGCTATATGCATATCTAAGAACATGAGAAAGTgatatataagatataaaagatgacaaatgttcatataaATAATTGGATAGGTAGATCTAGATTGTGTTTTGCTTCAAACAGATCAAATCAAATAACTTAGCTCAAGGAAAATCAACAAATATAATGAGCAGGTGAAACTTGCCAAAAGCCTTTTAACGATGCATACAGcatcctaaatcattttatttataattcgGATTCTCATACAGTAATAGGTATTGTTTTTGTAATCAATATACAGTAAAACTTATAGattcggaaaaaaaaagaaggtatCTGCGTATCCAACCAGCATGTTTCAACACAAACTAACAGAAATACATGTCTCAAAACAGATCCAATTTACCTAGTTACTCAATTCACCaatcttgccacctctactaaCACACTTAAGCAGGTAAGCCAAGACGGATCTCTTGCAAACATTATGTGTTCTTGGACTCAACATTACACATACAAACAGACCAAACTTTTAATACAATATcagatgatttttttttgttatagtCCAAAATTATATTTCAGATTTAGTCATTTAGAGATCTAGAAAATGAAGCTAAAAAACCAAAATGCAAACCAGAATGCACAACTGCACATATTCAAATGAAGAATCCCCATACCTCCTGGCATTTCCTCCCACAAAACGATAGGATACTAGAATCAACCTTTGCTGCATCTTCTTGTAAGCATGTGTGATGGACTGTAGAAAATAATAATTGGTAGGAATTAAGAAAGTAGAGAAGTAAGTGTGAATAAAGTAGGAAAGATTAATTACTTTAAATGAGTAAATATTTATTGCTTACATTTTTCTTCACACAACAAGCACGCGAGCATTTCAGAATTTGGCTGATGAGAATCATCCATTTGAGCAGCACCCCTGACAACTAGACCACAGAACTTGCAAGAGCAGTATACACAGTGCCAATCACCAGACGGGAAGTTCTACAATGCATGcaaaaaccattaaaatcaCTACACTAAAGAGCTTAGTGTCTACATCTagcaaacatatacatataaaccatAATAACTTAACACCAAAGTGCTTGTCTGATTATTGCGATTTGTAGTCACCACGATCAGTTTTTAATGTTTAGATACAATACATTATGATTCTTATTATCTGATTAATTAAGAATCAGATTATCAGATTAGTATATTAGATCCATAATACCTATAATGTATATGAACAACAAATGGTAAAGCAAAACAGCCTAGTTAACCCTTCTTTTAACCTAGACTGATAGACTTTACTCTCAAGACTCATCTCATAAAACATATCTCAATCAATTACAAGAATAATTTTGTATTAAACATTTACTACTTtactgaattttttttaacaatcacAATTTGTTGATCATCTGTAACGGTAATAACATGGAGCACttattagcaaaaaaaaaaggagtcaAGAAAGTGATGTTTGTTACTTGGATATCAAGGCAGCTCTGATGGAATGTCGACGGACAACCATCACAACAGATCAAGTCACCACCATCTCCACAAAAGTTGCATGTATCGTCGCTAGGATCGTCCCCATCAACACTAACATAATTGAACTTAATGCTAGATGACTCCTCTTCTTTCCTCCATGCTTCCAACAAGCACTTTATAAGAGATGATCCAGACGGTAAAGATATCTTTTCAAGTCCCTGGGCGTCTTTCCCTCCACCATGTGACACAAACCTTGATATATCCATAATTTCATTACAGCAATTACATTGAATCCCATCAACGTTAACAGTTCCCTCAAGCAACCCGCTTCTCAGTCTACTTTCGCCATAATGCAATTTGCTACCTGGTATGATAACACCGGAATCTATAAGCCACGACAAAAGATTCCGCTTTCCACTGTATAATGCAGAATCGTCATTGTCTTGATTTAACCCCTTGCTAGTGCTACGAGCAAGCAAACGTGGCTTTCTGCCCTGCCTATCTTTCTGAGTTACCTTTGGTCCTCTATTAGCAGACTTTTGTATTGCTTTCTTCTCTTTGTTCTCCTTGTCAAGTTTCTTTTTATGGCTCTTAAGTTGTGCCACTCCAGTGATGATTATTTCAGCCTTACAttgattcttttcttttttcttcttcttcttcttaataTCCTTATCGCTTCTTACCTTCGAAACCGACCTAAAAAGTACACTCAGTTCCTCATTAGATATTGAAGTAAATGCGGAAACTTCTTCATTACAAGCGACACCTTTTTCAATTTTCGATTTAAGACTAAAATACGCTTTGGTGACAGACCAATGTGTTTTCCCTTTCTGATCAACATATACCGCATCCAAATATTGTCTATTTTGCCTCGGTCTATACTCGATCGTCCAACCTGCCTTAATAATCATACTAACTATTCGATCTCTCACCAACTGCTGTTCCATTCGTCTACTGTCAGCCCCTCCTatgctatttttcaactttaaagtgttattatttttatcagtATCTTCGGCGGTTGTCGGAGCATTATTTTCTTCAGAAATCTTGACGCTTTCTGTATTGTCACCAGTGATCTCAGATGAACCATCTTCATTTTGCACATTGCAAATCTTTGGGGTATTTACGGCAACTTCACTTTTCAACTGACTGTTGTTCATCTTAACCACCATAGCCTTTGGCTTTCCTTTATATGCTTTAGGCCATTTACCATGACATTTTAGATTTTTACCCTCAACTTTAAGATCTCTCCCAAGACGCTTTTGCTTCTTCTGTTGGTTGCCATTGCTTTCATCAACCTCCTCAACGTCATTGTCATCTAAACACTCAGATTTTATTGTTGTACTTAAACCAGTCTCACTATGCATCTTTGGAGGTCTCCCAAGACGCTTTTGTTTCTTCTGCTCTTCACCAATCACCAAAGCTCTTTCATCAACCTCCTCGACATCATTTTCATCTAAAATTCTAGAACCAATCTCACTCTGCATTTTGGGAGGTCTCCCGCAACGCTTTTGTTTCTTCTGCTCTTTACCAATCAGCAAAGTTCTCTCATCTACCTCCTCGACATCATGTTCATCTAAAATTCTTTTACTAGAACCAATCTCACCCTGCGTCTTAGGAGGTCTCCCGCGGCGCTTTTGTTTCTTCTGCTCTTTACCAATCAGCAAAGTGCTTTCATCAACCTGCTCAACGTCATTTTCATCTAAAATCTTTCTACTTATATCAATCTCACCCTGCGTCTTAGGAGGTCTCCTGTGcaatttttgtttcttattcAGTCTACCGCTCGCTTGACTCTTGTCATCCACTTCCATATCAAGCTCAGTCGGGTCAAAACATTCCACTTTCATTTGTCTCTTAAAACCAACCACGCTCTCATTAAGTCTACTCTCATCCACCTTAGCACTCCCACTCGTCATCTTAACACTTGACCGCAACACCCTGCTACTAACTCTAACTCCATCATTTTCGACTTTCACCTTTTCAGAACTCCCCACAACTTTCCTCTTCCTCCCTCTTTTCCCTTTTTTAGCCCTAATACTGCCATCACTTTCCCCGTCCTCTTCATCCTTAATCTTCTTCGTTTCGCCATCAACATCACTAATATCCTCATCCATCAAAATATTCCCAAACACATTAATAACCTTTACATCACCATCATCTTCCTCAACAACACTCTCAACCTTTGCATTCACATCCATCTCCAACGCCATCGACGTTATTTCCTCATTCAAACCAGAATCTAAAACGTTCAAATCCAAAAATCCAGactttttttccaaaacttctttttttGGACTTGAATCAATCAAAGTCTCCTCCAAAATCGACACCGAATCAATTTCGTCACTCGATCTTAAACGCATCTTAATAAAACCCTACATGATACCATATACATCATATCACACACATAATCATAAAAGCAATATAACATTAATAGCTGTAAGCaataaataataagtatattatatatatatatatatatatacacatacataaacCCTAATCGATTGGGGAATAGCTGAATACGAATCAAATAATCAGGTAACAAAATCTGTATATATAATAGATCTGAAAAATAGGTTTAATGTGAAAAAAATTACCTGATGATCGgataaaatagaataaattaTGTGAAATTCAGATCATTTATAAGCGTAACAGTTGATTTAATTTAGTTAATAATAAAGggggatatgaattgattacagagagagagaaataaaaaagaaagaaatttgggggttttaggTTTTGTGTGTATCTGTGTAATAATATTTAGGGCGGGATTTTGCAAAATTTTGAGAGGGTTTTggattattttattcatatcttttctctctctctttttttttttttgtaaatatgtgaAACTTGAGTTTCCCTCCATGTGACTTTCCAGTTTCCAATAAATATTAGTAACACTATATGTAAACCTTTGgaacattttaataatttggtTTATGTTTTGGAGCATGTTTTCTAAGATTTTATGTCATGTGTCAGGTGATTTACATGagattttctaaaaaaatatatacaaataaataataataataataataataataataataataataataataataataataataataataattgatagATAGATAACTTACCTTCTGACAATAAATGTCAATCATAA
Coding sequences within:
- the LOC122592101 gene encoding uncharacterized protein LOC122592101, with the protein product MRLRSSDEIDSVSILEETLIDSSPKKEVLEKKSGFLDLNVLDSGLNEEITSMALEMDVNAKVESVVEEDDGDVKVINVFGNILMDEDISDVDGETKKIKDEEDGESDGSIRAKKGKRGRKRKVVGSSEKVKVENDGVRVSSRVLRSSVKMTSGSAKVDESRLNESVVGFKRQMKVECFDPTELDMEVDDKSQASGRLNKKQKLHRRPPKTQGEIDISRKILDENDVEQVDESTLLIGKEQKKQKRRGRPPKTQGEIGSSKRILDEHDVEEVDERTLLIGKEQKKQKRCGRPPKMQSEIGSRILDENDVEEVDERALVIGEEQKKQKRLGRPPKMHSETGLSTTIKSECLDDNDVEEVDESNGNQQKKQKRLGRDLKVEGKNLKCHGKWPKAYKGKPKAMVVKMNNSQLKSEVAVNTPKICNVQNEDGSSEITGDNTESVKISEENNAPTTAEDTDKNNNTLKLKNSIGGADSRRMEQQLVRDRIVSMIIKAGWTIEYRPRQNRQYLDAVYVDQKGKTHWSVTKAYFSLKSKIEKGVACNEEVSAFTSISNEELSVLFRSVSKVRSDKDIKKKKKKKEKNQCKAEIIITGVAQLKSHKKKLDKENKEKKAIQKSANRGPKVTQKDRQGRKPRLLARSTSKGLNQDNDDSALYSGKRNLLSWLIDSGVIIPGSKLHYGESRLRSGLLEGTVNVDGIQCNCCNEIMDISRFVSHGGGKDAQGLEKISLPSGSSLIKCLLEAWRKEEESSSIKFNYVSVDGDDPSDDTCNFCGDGGDLICCDGCPSTFHQSCLDIQNFPSGDWHCVYCSCKFCGLVVRGAAQMDDSHQPNSEMLACLLCEEKFHHTCLQEDAAKVDSSILSFCGRKCQEIHERLQAYLGLNFELEDGFSWTLLKRSDVSQVAALLDDKQKVECNSKLAVAFSVMDECFVPIMDERSGVNRIHNVVYNCGSNFRRLDYSGFFTAILERGGELISVASIRIHGHQLAEMPFIGTRDIYRRQGMCRRLLDAIEQALSTLGVGKLIIPAIPELFKTWTKVFGFKPLEESQRQEMKCMSMIVFPGTDMLQKPLLDNQSADKNLSLVAETADAVPGSSGDITHEHNASAMVNNSVDSVRMSPLTLKGVSKITFDLNLQPAATDADTPFVDDDDCISKEPQVCKSSSEQDQVCKSSFELSDSSAQHCSSFPTPGLICI